From Chryseotalea sp. WA131a:
TCTACAACACGATTGGTGTGGAAGTAACCATTGTTGAATTTTTGCCACGCATTGTGCCGGTGGAGGACGAAGAAGTTTCGAAGCAATTGGAAAAGTCATTCAAGAAATCGGGTATAACGATTTACACGAATTCAGAAGTGACGAAAGTCGATACCGGTGGCAAAGGCTGTGTATCGACCGTAAAAACGCCAGCAGGTGAAATCAAAATTGAAACTGACGTAGTGCTTTCTGCGGTGGGTGTCACCACCAATTTAGAAAATCTCGGATTGGAAGAAGTGGGTGTGAAGAACGAAAAAGGAAAAGTGATTGTAGATGCGTTCTACAAAACCAATGTGCCCGGAGTGTATGCCATCGGTGACATCACCAGCGGCCCCGCCTTGGCGCACGTAGCTTCAGCCGAAGGAATCATTTGCGTGGAAAATATTGCAGGCAAAAAACCAGAGCCACTCAATTATAATAACATCCCTGGCTGCACATACTGCTCACCAGAAATTGCTTCGGTAGGTTATACAGAAGAAGCTGCAAAAAAAGCAGGCTACGAAATTAAAGTAGGTAAATTTCCATTCACTGCTTCAGGCAAAGCAAAAGCGGCCGGTGCGCCAGATGGTTTTGTAAAGGTAATTTTCGATGCCAAGTATGGCGAATGGTTGGGTGCGCACATGATTGGCGCGAATGTTACGGAAATGATTGCCGAAGTGGTATCCGCACGTAAATTGGAAACAACCGGACATGATGTGATCAAAACGGTGCATCCTCACCCTACCATGAGCGAAGCCATTATGGAAGCCGCTGCGGCTGCGTATGGAGAGGTGATTCATTTGTAATAAGTGCCAGTAAGTGGTTCGTGTCAGGCCATTCGTGTAAAGCGAGTCGTCCCCATTTTTTTGAAAGGTGTAGGTAAAGAGGGCATCCGTAAAAGTCAACAACCTATTTATGTACTTACAAGCTTACACCCCCGATTTCGGGGTAAAAAAATAACCTAATCCCCAGCGGTGATAAACTGTATTGTTTGATGAAGGCTCAAGCGGGACGATTACGCCAGAGAGGGGTCATCTTTTCATGAAAAAACGGTGTGTGGGAATACAGTACGTACTTGAGAAAAAATTGATCACGTTATCAATCAACCTGATAGTAACCAACAGGCTTCTTTCAATTTCTATTTGCTAAACTCGGTCAGAATTTCTGACGATATCAGCTTGCCCTTTTTGTTGTAATCCTCCTGCTTAACAAGCCCAACACCTTTCGCAATCCATGATTTGGACGTGCCTGTTTTTGTCATCAACATCTTCACTTCGGTTTGGCTGGAGATGATGAAGCAATCAAACTTACCTGCAGGCGTGTCTATCGTTTCGGTTCCGGTAACCGTCCGGTCGGTGTAGCGCATAAAGAATTTGAAATTTATATTTCCGGAATTCATGATCATATTTAGGTCGATCTCCTCAAGTTTTTGGCCTACCTGTAGGTTGTTTGGCAACTTGAAATTATTTCCGTCAACAGAAACGGATACTTTCTGATCCTTTATTCCTGCCTTTAAGGTTTCTTCCGTAATCTTCTTTAAATCTACTTCAAAAGTGGTCCCATCAAAGGTTGACTCAAATTTCAGTGTTGTGGATTTGTTTTTTTTCTTGTCCTCCATAACCGATGTGGTCGTAGCTTTCTCAATTCCATTTTCAACCGTATAGTCGGTGATATCATTTGTAACAATTTGGGTAATGTTGCCTTTGTTGTCATAGTGCGTGAACACAGACTTTATCCCCTTCGTCATGGGGTAATACTCACTCCCCGTAGGATTTAGGAATGACATCAGCACAACCACGGGCAAAAAGGAAATCATGACTAGTTTGAATTTTTTCATTGTTTAAAGTTGAATGCAGAGGTAAGTAAGGAAAATAAGCGAAAATAGGCAAGCATTGCACGTGTAAAAATCAGCAACGGACGATTAGTTGAAGTGAAAATAGTCAAATCACTTTTGCTTTTGCTAGCTCCTTCTTTGTTTGTTCTGCCGATTGAAAATGAATCGTGGGCAATCCTACTTTTAAAGCGCCCTCCACGTTTTTGATATTGTCGTCAATGAAAATCGCCTGCGCAGGATTGATTTGATAGCGATCAAAAAGAATTTTATAAAATTCGGGAAAGGGCTTTCGCGATTTCTCTACCCCCGAAACCACAATACCTTCAAACCAATGAAGGAACTCAAAATTATCTAACGCCCACGGAAATGTTTCTGCCGACCAATTGGTGAGGGCGTAAAGTTTGTACTTTTTTGACTCTTTGATCTCCTTTAGAAGCGCTACGGTTTCATGAATGCGCCCGTTGATGGTCTCATTCCATCGGCCATACCACGCACGGATAGCCAGCTCATGTTCAGGAAATTTTGTAACCAACTCTTCGGTGGCTTCTTCAAATGAACGGCCCGCATCTTGTTGATCGTTCCACTCAGGCGTGCACACATTCTCCAGAAACCAATTGATTTCTTCTTCCGTTTTAAAAATCTTGCGATAGAGGTAGCGAGGGTTCCAATCGATGAGCACTCCGCCC
This genomic window contains:
- the lpdA gene encoding dihydrolipoyl dehydrogenase — its product is MGYDVIVIGSGPGGYVAAIRASQLGMKVGVVEKAELGGICLNWGCIPTKALLKSANVFEYIKHAKDYGIDVKEASPDMAAMVKRSRDVAAGMSKGVQFLFKKNKIDQIEGHGKLKKGGKVEVMDAAGKKTDYDAKHIILATGARSRELPALKIDNKKIIGYRDAMVLPFKPQKMLVVGSGAIGVEFAYFYNTIGVEVTIVEFLPRIVPVEDEEVSKQLEKSFKKSGITIYTNSEVTKVDTGGKGCVSTVKTPAGEIKIETDVVLSAVGVTTNLENLGLEEVGVKNEKGKVIVDAFYKTNVPGVYAIGDITSGPALAHVASAEGIICVENIAGKKPEPLNYNNIPGCTYCSPEIASVGYTEEAAKKAGYEIKVGKFPFTASGKAKAAGAPDGFVKVIFDAKYGEWLGAHMIGANVTEMIAEVVSARKLETTGHDVIKTVHPHPTMSEAIMEAAAAAYGEVIHL
- a CDS encoding HAD family phosphatase, encoding MLALSSINTVIFDLGGVLIDWNPRYLYRKIFKTEEEINWFLENVCTPEWNDQQDAGRSFEEATEELVTKFPEHELAIRAWYGRWNETINGRIHETVALLKEIKESKKYKLYALTNWSAETFPWALDNFEFLHWFEGIVVSGVEKSRKPFPEFYKILFDRYQINPAQAIFIDDNIKNVEGALKVGLPTIHFQSAEQTKKELAKAKVI